GGCCAGTTTCACCGCTGCTGGAACGGGATACGCGAACTACAACGTCCCTACGATTCCCTTCTACATGTACTACTCCATGTTCGGCTTCCAACGCATCGGAGACATGGTCTGGGCCTTCGCGGACTCACGCGGCAAGGGCTTCCTGATGGGCGGTACTGCCGGTCGTACCACGATGCTGGGAGAAGGCCTTCAACATCAGGACGGCCACTCGCACGTTCTCGCTTCCACAGTGCCCACCTGCCTCAGCTACGACCCGGCGTATGTCTATGAACTCGTCGTCGTCGTGCAGGACGGCCTTCGCCGCATGTACCAGGAGAACGAGCAGGTCTTCTACTACATCACCATGTACAACGAGGACTACGTCATGCCCGAGGCTCCGGCGAACCTCGACACAGCAGGCATCCTTCGCGGCATCTACAAGTTCAAGCCTGCAGCCAAAGGCGCAGGCACGGTGCAGCTCTTCGGCTCCGGTCCTATCCTCAACGAAGTCGTCAAAGCACAAGCCATTCTCTCCGAGAAGTACAACATCGAGGCCGATGTGTGGAGCGTCACCAGCTACACCGAGCTCCGTCGCAACGCGCTGGAGACGGAGCGCTGGAACCGCCTGCATCCCGCGCAGCCGGAGAAGAAGTCCACCGTCGTCGAAGCTCTTGGCAACGCGCAGGGCCCAATCATCGCCGCCAGCGATTACATGAAGGTCATGCCGGACTCGCTCGCTCCCTGGCTTGGCGGTCGTCTGGTTGCTCTCGGAACGGACGGCTTTGGACGCTCAGACAATCGCGAAAACCTGCGCCGTCACTTCGAGGTGGATGCCAACGCGATCGTCGCCGCAACGCTATCGCGCCTTGTGCGTGAAGGCAAGGTCAAGGCCAAGGTCGCAGAGAAGGCCTTTGCCGACCTCGGCATCCAGACAGAGCTTGGCGATCCAGCAAAGCGGTAATAAGGTAATTTCGGGCGCTGGCGGCACTGCCGTCAGCGCCCTTTGTTTGAAGTCTTGAGGGGTGATCTGTCGTGGCCGAAAAGGTATTCAAACCATTAATCAGCAATGAGAAGCTGTGGCACATCTATGAAGCCATGCTGCGTGTGCGCCTCTTTGAGGATCGCTTTGCTGCACACAGCCGCACACCTAAACGGAATCGCCGGGAAGAAGCGATGCTCGCGGCGCTGCTCGATGGTCTGGGAAAACGCGACGTACTGATCGCACGCAAAGAAAATCTGGGCGCTGCACTTCTGCGTGGCCAGTCGATTCCCTCCGTGCTCGGACAGGCGCTCTCCGACGACCGCAACGCAACGCGCCCGATCTTCGCTCCGGCCACCGATTCCAATATCTTTACCGGCTCCGTCGCCGAGATGGGCACCTTCGCCGCAGGCGTTGCAATGGGCCTGCAGATCCAGAAGGGAGCCAACCCTCTGCGCAGTGTGACGCTCGTTCTGCTGGGGGAGGTCAAGGACGGATTAAAGCTCGATGCGGCGCTCCGTGTTGCGGCCCAATCCAGCCTTCCTTTGATCCTCGTCTGCCGTACGAACAATGCGCAAAAGCTGACACTTACGAGCAAGGAACTCCATAGCGTTCCGCATATGCCCGTCGACGGTCAGGATGCGGTCGCCATGTGCCGCGTTGCACAGGAGGCCCTGGGCCGCACCCGTGCAGGTATTGGCAGCGTACTTGTGGAATGCCGCTTCTTCTCGCATCAACAGGACCCGATCGAAGCAATGAAGGACCGACTGCAGGCCAAGAAAATCTTCAACCAGCGTCGCCATGACCTTCTCATTGAGCGCTTTTCTGCCACACTGGAAGACAGCTTCGGCACGCTCGGTTCAAAGCGATAAAGACTGCGATAAAACGGTAGACTGGAGAGCGTCCCTTCAGGCAGTTGCAGAGTGTGGGCGTGAGGTGAGTTTTGCGGAAGTTTCTGTTGCTGGCTACGTTTCTGTTTTTATTCTCTTCCGCCTTCAGCGTAGCCGAAGAAATACGTCCTGAAGCCACTGCCGTCCCCGCTTCCGCTGTTGCAGCAGTTGATTCCCCAGGGACGCCGCAGACATCGTCGCGCCCCATCCCGCAACAGAGCGAGGTCATCGGCTCGCGCGATGCCTATGGCGAGATCACCTATGCCGATGGCAAGCTCGGCTCCACGTATATTCCCATCGATAGCTGGATCTATCCGGCCCTACTCCGTCTGCACGCGATGGGATACCTCGATACAGCCTTCATCAACATGCGTCCCTGGACGCGACGCAGCGCTCTGCACATGCTGCAGCGGAGCGAAATCGACATCAATGGCGACGGAAACGAACAGGCGATGGATATCCTTGCCACCACGCTGCGCGCTCTTCAAGGCGAGATCCCTGAGAAAGGCAAGCCGCGGGGCTACGTCTACGGTATAGAGAACGGATACGCGCGCGCCATGGTCAATGGCGGCACGGTGTTGCGCGACAGCTATCACGTCGGCCAAAGCTACATCAATGACTATGGTCGGCCCTACGGCGAAGGGTTCAACACCTACAACGGCGTTTCAACTCTGGCCGAATTCGGTCGCTTCTCCCTCCACGTGCGCGGTGAATATCAGCACGCCGCCTCCGCCGGAGGGTATACGCTCGCAGAGAATCAGGCCCTCGTTGCGCCCGATTTCTATACCTTTAACGATCAGCTCCTGACGGTTCCGGGCCTCCATGTCGGCACGCGGGATTACTTCCGCCTCATCGACGCTTCGCTTTCCTTCCATATTCTGGGGCACGAGATCTCCGGCGGTAAAACAGACAACTGGCTCAGTCCGGCACGCGGCGGCTCTATGGCCCTGTCCAACAATGCGGAGAGCATGTATGCCCTCCGTATTAATCGAGTCGAACCGCTCCATATCCCGCTGCTTTCGCGTCTGATCGGTCCGCTCCGTTATGACATCTCGGTTGGGAGCCTCAAAGGACACCAGTTTCCCAACAGCCCATGGATGCATACGGAAAAGTTCTCGTTCGCTCCCACCAGCAATTTTCAGTTCGGTTTGACCCGCAGCGTAATCTGGGGCGGAAAGGGCCATGAACCCATTACCTTTCACACCTTCCTAAAAAGCTTCTTCAGTTTCGACGACGTTACGCCTGCGCAAAAAGCCACCGCAGAAGACCCAGGCGCTCGCTACAGCTTCTTCGACTTCTCCTGGCGACTCCCTTTCTTGACCCACTGGGCGACACTCTACGCGGACACAATGGCGCATGACGATGTAACACCGCCCAGCGCGCCGCGCCGCGCCGCCTACCGCACCGGAGTCTATCTCTCGCACTTGCCGAAGCTCCCGAAGATGGACCTTCGCGTGGAAGCGGTCTCGACCGATCCAAATACCTCGCGCAGCGTGCAAGGCCGCTTCAACTACTTCGAGATTATTCAGCTTGAGGGGTATACCAATAAGGGCTTCATCATGGGCGACTGGATCGGCCGCGAGGCCAAGGGAGGTCAGCTATGGCTGACATACCATCTTTCCCCGAATGAATCGATTGAGTTCGAGTACCGAAACAAGAAGAATCCTAAGGACTTCATCCAGCTCGGCACGACTCAGAATACCTTCTCGGTCACGGCCATCAAGCGTTTCTATCGAGATTTAGAGGTGACCGCCGCAGTCTCCTATGAGCCATGGAAGGCGCCCTTCGTTGCAGACGGAGAACAGCATCTCACCACGGGAAATATTCAGGTGAAATGGTATCCCCGCCTGCACTCAGGCGCTCAGCTTCCCTAAAGTTCAATCTGCTGGAAGTATGGAATGGTCAGGCCAAGCCCCTCGCGGAGGGCGACCTTTGGCTTCCATCCAAAGAGACGTCCAGCCTTGGAGATATCGGGCTGGCGCTGCTTGGGATCGTCCTCAGGAAGAGGCGCGAAACCAATCTTCGACTTCGAACCTGTTAGCTCCTTCACAATCTCAGCAGCGGACAGGATCGTGAACTCGTCAGGATTGCCGATGTTTACTGGCGTAGCCTCTGAGGTTTCGGCCAGCGCGAGAATGCCCGCAATCAGATCGGAGACGTAGCAGAAAGATCGCGTCTGCGAACCATCTCCGTAGATGGT
This genomic stretch from Terriglobus saanensis SP1PR4 harbors:
- a CDS encoding thiamine pyrophosphate-dependent enzyme, giving the protein MAEKVFKPLISNEKLWHIYEAMLRVRLFEDRFAAHSRTPKRNRREEAMLAALLDGLGKRDVLIARKENLGAALLRGQSIPSVLGQALSDDRNATRPIFAPATDSNIFTGSVAEMGTFAAGVAMGLQIQKGANPLRSVTLVLLGEVKDGLKLDAALRVAAQSSLPLILVCRTNNAQKLTLTSKELHSVPHMPVDGQDAVAMCRVAQEALGRTRAGIGSVLVECRFFSHQQDPIEAMKDRLQAKKIFNQRRHDLLIERFSATLEDSFGTLGSKR
- a CDS encoding capsule assembly Wzi family protein, giving the protein MRKFLLLATFLFLFSSAFSVAEEIRPEATAVPASAVAAVDSPGTPQTSSRPIPQQSEVIGSRDAYGEITYADGKLGSTYIPIDSWIYPALLRLHAMGYLDTAFINMRPWTRRSALHMLQRSEIDINGDGNEQAMDILATTLRALQGEIPEKGKPRGYVYGIENGYARAMVNGGTVLRDSYHVGQSYINDYGRPYGEGFNTYNGVSTLAEFGRFSLHVRGEYQHAASAGGYTLAENQALVAPDFYTFNDQLLTVPGLHVGTRDYFRLIDASLSFHILGHEISGGKTDNWLSPARGGSMALSNNAESMYALRINRVEPLHIPLLSRLIGPLRYDISVGSLKGHQFPNSPWMHTEKFSFAPTSNFQFGLTRSVIWGGKGHEPITFHTFLKSFFSFDDVTPAQKATAEDPGARYSFFDFSWRLPFLTHWATLYADTMAHDDVTPPSAPRRAAYRTGVYLSHLPKLPKMDLRVEAVSTDPNTSRSVQGRFNYFEIIQLEGYTNKGFIMGDWIGREAKGGQLWLTYHLSPNESIEFEYRNKKNPKDFIQLGTTQNTFSVTAIKRFYRDLEVTAAVSYEPWKAPFVADGEQHLTTGNIQVKWYPRLHSGAQLP